The following proteins come from a genomic window of Triticum aestivum cultivar Chinese Spring chromosome 6A, IWGSC CS RefSeq v2.1, whole genome shotgun sequence:
- the LOC123131392 gene encoding cytochrome P450 89A2, with translation MEDWVYYSLSISLCLTLSLVFSSLCKAKAAGSSFLPPGPTSLTAFGPLLLLAWTSVNIESVVRVARSWYGPVFTLYLLPSFPVVFVADRAVAHRVLVQRGSAFADRPPANFATRIFSSDQHNITSAAYGPLWRALRQNLTGRALHPSSIPRYAAARRRAASGLADGIAQQMRSNQGVVVIEGLLHEAVFHVLACMCFGQGLDDAAIAAVTSLQRQFLKEVVGFQVFGSNPKVSKLLFWRRYQRMLSMRRRQEEVFIPLIRACRARRNTYGESFEMDCYVDSLIGLRIPEEDGGGSSRHLTDGQIVALCTELLSGDDSTVNVLQWAMANLATRPEIQAKLRAEIHNFADGQVVEEHLPQMPYLRAVVLESLRRHPPSRFILPHAAAGENGAALDGFTVPKEVAVNFTLGDMAMDRKVWPDPTRFRPERFLAGGEGEDLDLTGSKEIKMIPFGAGRRMCPGIDISLLHVNLLVATMVRAFQWSEVPGEPVDFTDTLELTMVMKHPLRAKVVPCHATS, from the exons ATGGAGGACTGGGTGTACTACTCCCTCTCCATCTCCTTGTGCCTCACCCTGTCCCTTGTATTCTCGTCCCTATGCAAGGCCAAGGCGGCGGGCTCGTCGTTCCTCCCGCCTGGGCCAACGTCGCTGACGGCTTTCGGTCCGCTGCTGCTGCTCGCTTGGACAAGCGTCAACATCGAGTCGGTAGTCCGTGTGGCACGCTCATGGTACGGCCCCGTCTTCACACTCTACCTCCTCCCCTCCTTCCCTGTCGTGTTCGTCGCCGACCGGGCCGTGGCGCACCGCGTCCTCGTGCAGCGCGGCTCGGCGTTCGCCGACCGGCCTCCGGCCAACTTCGCCACCCGCATCTTCTCCAGCGACCAGCACAACATCACGTCCGCCGCATACGGCCCGCTGTGGCGCGCGCTCCGGCAAAACCTCACCGGCCGGGCGCTCCACCCGTCCAGCATCCCGCGGTACGCCGCCGCCCGTCGGCGTGCCGCTTCGGGCCTCGCCGACGGCATCGCACAGCAGATGCGAAGCAACCAAGGGGTCGTCGTCATCGAGGGGCTCCTGCATGAGGCTGTTTTCCACGTGCTTGCCTGCATGTGCTTCGGCCAGGGGCTCGACGATGCCGCCATCGCGGCAGTCACGTCGCTGCAGAGGCAGTTTCTCAAGGAGGTGGTGGGGTTCCAGGTGTTCGGGTCCAACCCCAAGGTCAGCAAGCTCCTCTTCTGGAGACGGTACCAGAGGATGCTGTCCATGCGCCGGCGGCAGGAGGAGGTGTTCATCCCGTTGATCCGAGCGTGCCGTGCGCGGCGTAACACCTACGGCGAAAGCTTTGAAATGGACTGCTACGTGGACTCGCTCATCGGCCTCCGCATCCcggaggaagatggcggcggcagcagcaggcaCCTGACGGACGGCCAGATCGTGGCCTTGTGCACGGAACTCTTGTCCGGGGACGACTCTACGGTCAACGTGTTGCAGTGGGCCATGGCGAACCTTGCCACACGGCCGGAGATCCAGGCGAAGCTCCGGGCCGAAATACACAACTTCGCCGACGGCCAG GTCGTGGAGGAGCACCTGCCGCAGATGCCGTACCTCCGGGCGGTGGTCCTGGAGTCGCTGAGACGGCACCCACCGTCGCGCTTCATCCTGCCGCATGCGGCGGCCGGGGAGAACGGTGCGGCGCTGGACGGCTTCACCGTGCCGAAAGAGGTGGCGGTGAACTTCACGCTGGGCGACATGGCCATGGACAGGAAGGTGTGGCCGGACCCCACGCGGTTCCGGCCGGAGCGGTTCCTGGCGGGTGGTGAGGGGGAGGACCTGGACCTCACAgggagcaaggagatcaaaatgaTACCTTTCGGTGCCGGCCGCCGGATGTGCCCTGGCATCGACATTTCGCTGCTGCACGTCAACCTCCTTGTGGCCACCATGGTGAGGGCGTTCCAGTGGAGCGAGGTGCCCGGCGAGCCGGTGGACTTCACTGACACGCTGGAGCTCACCATGGTCATGAAGCACCCACTCCGTGCCAAGGTCGTGCCATGCCatgctactagctag